The following are encoded together in the Lolium rigidum isolate FL_2022 unplaced genomic scaffold, APGP_CSIRO_Lrig_0.1 contig_2663_1, whole genome shotgun sequence genome:
- the LOC124680725 gene encoding uncharacterized protein LOC124680725, with product MANSGREHKRGVPRPPPLSLFIGREQEVSMTAQAPVTRTNPAAAGNNKKRMLSKQLSMKETTREVKWEKRRRQIQRQRSSMGMYDADREASASMNAIGNGVTDEDLDELKGSMELGFGFNEENGGQNLCDTLPALDLYFAVNRQLSEPKMRVCSRSLPSLSMARSSSSTQSSPGGSPMAQHSLLDSLKISSPGDNPQLIKTRLRQWAQVVACSVKHSS from the exons ATGGCCAACAGCGGCAGAGAGCACAAGCGTGGCGTTCCACGTCCACCACCATTGTCGCTCTTCATCGGTAGGGAACAAGAGGTCTCCATGACCGCGCAGGCACCTGTGACGCGGACaaacccggccgccgccggcaacaACAAGAAGAGGATGCTGTCCAAGCAGCTGTCCATGAAGGAGACCACCAGGGAGGTCAAGTGGGAGAAGCGCCGGCGGCAGATTCAGCGGCAGAGAAGCAGCATGGGCATGTACGACGCTGACCGCGAGGCCAGCGCCAGCATGAACGCCATCGGCAACGGCGTGACCGACGAGGACCTTGACGAACTGAAGGGATCTATGGAGCTTGGGTTCGGGTTCAACGAGGAGAACGGCGGGCAGAACCTCTGCGACACGCTCCCCGCCCTTGACCTGTATTTCGCCGTCAACCGGCAACTCTCAGAGCCCAAGATGCGGGTGTGCAGCCGCTCGTTGCCATCCCTTTCCATGGCGAGATCCTCATCTTCCACACAGTCGAGCCCGGGCGGTAGTCCTATGGCGCAGCACTCTCTCCTTGACTCGCTGAAAATTTCCAGTCCAG GCGACAACCCTCAGCTTATCAAGACAAGGCTTAGGCAATGGGCTCAGGTAGTTGCTTGTTCTGTGAAGCACTCTAGCTGA